One stretch of Pseudomonadota bacterium DNA includes these proteins:
- a CDS encoding metal-dependent transcriptional regulator, translating to MDIWKKFEENNITHSAAHHLQAILELRELRGYARVTDVARDLNITTGSASINLKALKAKNLVVEDENRFLVLSEEGEVIARAIHMRKNILNNFLVNILKVSPQQAEIDACKTEHLISAETAKKLQEFT from the coding sequence ATGGATATCTGGAAGAAATTTGAAGAGAACAACATTACCCATAGCGCCGCACACCACCTCCAGGCGATCCTTGAGCTACGGGAGCTGCGTGGATATGCGCGCGTGACAGATGTTGCTCGGGACCTCAACATCACAACCGGCAGCGCCTCCATTAACCTGAAGGCGCTAAAGGCCAAGAACCTTGTGGTCGAGGATGAGAACAGGTTTCTGGTGCTCTCTGAAGAGGGCGAGGTGATCGCGCGTGCTATTCACATGAGAAAAAACATCCTTAACAACTTCCTCGTGAACATATTAAAGGTCAGCCCACAGCAGGCCGAGATCGACGCCTGCAAGACCGAGCACCTGATTAGTGCGGAGACCGCAAAGAAGTTGCAGGAGTTTAC
- a CDS encoding SCO family protein: MWNFSIRYQLVTSVCLTAICLLAPLHQVYALEKPGEVLEKDVGIFTQLGVRVDLTREFTDSSGVTKSLKEFALPGKPIIIAPVYYKCPRLCGLLLDGVYNLLNELTLKLSLDYTLLVIAFDPSEKPQDAVKVMDKFNSRLVGEAVSNTSGVKYLVGSEQNVSALMGELGFKYLKEGQDFAHSAALMILTPGGEISQYFTGIIFPAWDVRLSLIEASQGGVGTAIDHLLLFCFRFDSLQGRYTWAVVTLLRVGGALTLLGLGVLFYFYGRKRTQAV; this comes from the coding sequence ATGTGGAATTTTAGTATTAGATATCAACTGGTTACGAGCGTCTGTCTAACTGCTATCTGCTTACTAGCGCCCCTGCATCAAGTTTACGCACTTGAAAAGCCCGGCGAGGTCCTTGAGAAGGATGTCGGAATATTTACCCAACTTGGTGTCAGGGTTGATCTAACTAGAGAATTTACCGATAGCTCCGGTGTTACCAAGAGCCTCAAGGAGTTTGCGCTCCCGGGCAAGCCGATTATAATAGCTCCTGTCTATTATAAATGTCCGCGACTGTGTGGTCTCCTGCTTGATGGGGTCTACAATCTGCTTAATGAGCTCACACTCAAGCTCTCGCTAGATTACACGCTATTGGTAATAGCGTTTGATCCATCGGAGAAACCGCAGGACGCCGTAAAGGTAATGGATAAGTTTAACTCACGCCTCGTTGGCGAGGCGGTCAGTAATACGAGTGGCGTGAAGTACTTGGTAGGGAGCGAGCAGAACGTTTCCGCCCTAATGGGGGAGCTTGGGTTTAAATATTTAAAAGAGGGGCAGGATTTTGCACATTCTGCCGCTCTTATGATATTGACGCCGGGTGGGGAGATCTCGCAATATTTCACCGGGATAATTTTTCCTGCATGGGATGTACGCCTCTCGCTGATTGAAGCCTCGCAAGGTGGGGTAGGAACTGCGATAGATCACCTACTACTATTTTGCTTCAGATTTGATTCGCTGCAAGGAAGATACACCTGGGCGGTGGTTACATTACTAAGGGTCGGCGGTGCGTTGACACTTCTAGGGCTCGGAGTGCTATTCTACTTTTACGGTAGAAAACGGACGCAGGCTGTATAG
- the coxB gene encoding cytochrome c oxidase subunit II gives MLGLLGEQGSDFAHKIDYAHDVVTIISVLCTAAICGVMIYFAIIYRQRDGKDHETPAIEGNNTLEVIWTVFPTLVCIWVAWLGFDTFVDLRTPPAGAMEVNVVAQKWIWNFEYKNGKRTTGELVVPVGEPVKLIMTSKDVLHSFFVPVMRTKADVIPGRYTYEWFRPIKTGDFQVFCTEYCGDSHSKMQSRLKVLPKAEFERWLNDDSEARKLASLKPSDLGKELYVSKNCIACHSLDGSPRVGPSWLKLFGKEGKLADGSSYKVDENYIKESILLPQAKSVAGYPAMGMPSYQGQISDDEISGIIAFIKTIDGTSKVDVAPAIAPKKNGAALAGLTPAERGKAIVNDSSNLCATCHSIDGSKLVGPSFKGIWGRKEKMADGSEVVVDAAYIKESILKPQAKIVAGYGPVMPAMYEGKLSEDNINDIIEYLKTLN, from the coding sequence ATGTTGGGATTGCTAGGCGAACAGGGGTCAGATTTCGCGCATAAGATCGATTATGCCCACGACGTAGTTACCATCATCTCGGTGTTATGCACGGCTGCGATCTGCGGCGTGATGATCTATTTCGCCATCATCTATCGCCAAAGAGACGGCAAGGATCATGAGACCCCGGCCATTGAGGGTAATAACACCCTAGAGGTGATCTGGACCGTATTCCCTACGCTTGTGTGTATCTGGGTGGCGTGGCTTGGCTTTGACACCTTTGTTGATCTCCGTACACCACCAGCAGGTGCGATGGAGGTGAACGTGGTTGCCCAGAAATGGATCTGGAACTTCGAATACAAGAACGGCAAGCGCACAACGGGCGAGCTGGTTGTGCCGGTAGGCGAGCCGGTCAAGCTAATCATGACCTCAAAGGATGTTCTGCACTCATTCTTCGTTCCAGTGATGCGCACCAAGGCGGACGTTATTCCTGGGCGCTATACCTACGAGTGGTTCCGCCCGATCAAGACCGGAGACTTTCAGGTTTTCTGTACCGAGTATTGTGGAGATAGTCACTCCAAGATGCAGTCACGCTTGAAGGTTCTCCCGAAAGCTGAGTTCGAGCGTTGGCTCAATGATGACAGCGAGGCGCGCAAGCTTGCCTCACTTAAGCCATCCGACCTTGGTAAGGAGCTCTATGTTTCTAAGAACTGTATTGCCTGTCACAGTTTAGATGGTTCCCCGCGAGTTGGCCCGAGCTGGCTAAAGCTTTTCGGAAAAGAGGGCAAGCTTGCAGATGGCAGCAGCTACAAGGTTGATGAGAATTATATTAAGGAGTCTATCCTTCTTCCACAGGCCAAGAGCGTTGCAGGGTATCCAGCCATGGGCATGCCGAGCTACCAGGGGCAGATCTCAGATGACGAGATCTCAGGCATCATCGCCTTTATTAAAACCATCGATGGAACGAGTAAGGTTGATGTGGCACCAGCTATTGCTCCAAAAAAGAACGGAGCAGCGCTCGCTGGCCTAACTCCCGCTGAGCGTGGCAAGGCGATAGTTAACGACTCTAGCAACCTCTGCGCAACCTGTCACAGTATCGATGGCTCGAAGCTCGTCGGACCATCGTTCAAGGGGATCTGGGGACGCAAAGAGAAGATGGCTGATGGTAGTGAGGTTGTCGTTGATGCCGCATATATCAAGGAGTCGATCTTAAAGCCGCAGGCTAAGATTGTTGCGGGCTACGGCCCGGTGATGCCAGCTATGTATGAGGGCAAACTCAGCGAAGACAATATCAACGACATCATCGAATATTTAAAAACTTTGAACTAA
- a CDS encoding cbb3-type cytochrome c oxidase subunit I, whose translation MAAHASATTGHEEVNYLNWKTGIWSWLSSTDHKRICFLYLFAISIFFLAGGTAALLMRTELATAGPTIIKDPHTYNVLFTMHGVFMIFLFVVPGIPATLGNFLIPLMIGAKDVAFPRLNLFSFYLYVVGALIGAYAMLHPVDTGWTFYAPYSTTTDSSVSTMVFAAFVLGFSSIVTGLNFLVTIHQLRAPGMTWMRLPVFIWASYATAVIQTVATPVVGMTLLLIIAERVFGAGIFDPTKGGDPVLMEHLFWFYSHPVVYIMVLPAFGVVGEIIPVFSRKPLFGYRMVVLSTMMIAAVGFVVWAHHLFLAGISDFSAKLFSIITFLVAVPTAIKVFNWVSTMYKGSISFRTPMLYAMSFVFLFMVAGTTGIYLAMLGVDVYYHDTYFVVAHFHYTIQGGAVIGLIAALHMWFPKMTGKMYNETVAKSAFAFLFIGFNLTFIPQFILGMNGMPRRYYDYPPQYETLHFISTIGAYTNGLGYLMVIGSLLWTARYGKVKAPRNPYNSLSLEWQTASPPIHENFEETPIITEDPYNYGVHRHT comes from the coding sequence ATGGCGGCGCACGCTTCAGCAACTACAGGGCACGAAGAGGTAAATTACCTTAATTGGAAGACCGGTATATGGTCATGGCTTAGCTCCACAGATCATAAACGCATCTGCTTCCTCTATTTATTTGCGATCTCGATCTTCTTTTTAGCGGGCGGGACTGCCGCGCTCTTAATGCGTACGGAGCTTGCAACAGCTGGTCCGACTATCATTAAAGATCCGCACACCTATAACGTGCTCTTTACGATGCACGGGGTATTTATGATCTTTCTTTTCGTGGTGCCCGGTATTCCCGCGACCCTCGGAAACTTCCTTATCCCTCTTATGATTGGGGCCAAGGACGTAGCGTTTCCGCGCCTGAATCTGTTTAGTTTCTATCTATATGTTGTCGGAGCGCTGATCGGAGCCTATGCGATGCTACACCCCGTTGATACGGGCTGGACATTCTACGCCCCTTACAGCACTACTACCGACAGCTCTGTAAGTACGATGGTCTTTGCTGCCTTTGTGCTGGGGTTCTCCTCGATCGTTACTGGACTTAACTTCCTAGTTACTATTCATCAGTTGCGCGCCCCGGGCATGACCTGGATGAGGCTTCCTGTATTTATCTGGGCATCTTACGCAACTGCGGTCATTCAGACCGTTGCAACACCGGTAGTTGGGATGACGCTTCTGCTTATCATCGCGGAGCGCGTCTTTGGTGCTGGAATATTTGATCCAACCAAGGGCGGTGATCCGGTTCTGATGGAGCATCTTTTCTGGTTCTACTCGCACCCCGTAGTATACATCATGGTGCTTCCAGCGTTCGGAGTTGTGGGGGAGATTATCCCTGTTTTCTCCCGTAAGCCCCTATTTGGATATAGGATGGTTGTGCTCTCTACGATGATGATAGCAGCCGTTGGTTTCGTCGTATGGGCGCACCATCTCTTTCTAGCTGGTATCTCTGATTTTTCGGCGAAGCTATTCTCAATCATCACCTTCCTTGTGGCGGTACCAACAGCCATCAAGGTATTTAACTGGGTCAGCACGATGTACAAGGGGTCTATATCGTTTAGGACCCCGATGCTTTATGCCATGTCGTTCGTGTTTCTCTTTATGGTGGCTGGAACGACCGGTATATATCTCGCCATGCTAGGAGTTGATGTGTACTACCACGATACATATTTCGTAGTGGCGCACTTTCATTACACCATTCAGGGCGGAGCTGTAATCGGGCTTATTGCAGCGCTGCATATGTGGTTCCCAAAGATGACCGGTAAGATGTACAACGAAACCGTAGCCAAGAGCGCCTTTGCGTTTCTATTTATCGGCTTTAACCTGACCTTTATTCCACAGTTCATCTTAGGTATGAATGGAATGCCCCGTCGGTATTACGACTACCCACCGCAGTACGAGACCCTGCATTTCATCTCTACTATCGGAGCTTACACGAACGGACTGGGCTATCTGATGGTGATAGGAAGTCTGCTCTGGACTGCAAGGTATGGAAAGGTAAAGGCCCCACGTAATCCTTATAACTCGCTCAGTTTGGAGTGGCAGACAGCCTCACCTCCGATCCATGAGAACTTTGAGGAGACGCCGATAATCACTGAGGATCCGTATAACTACGGAGTTCACCGGCACACTTAG
- a CDS encoding cytochrome c oxidase subunit 3 family protein has translation MSSNAAVAEHHVAPGDPPHIHHMDSATAYGAAKLGMWLFLATEILLFSVMFCSFAVMRYYHLAEFADASEHLNWKLGCLNTAVLLISSWTAAVAVTKAQQGDNRAVARNFGFSIFCGFLFLVIKTIEYTSKAHHGMFPVAPWNHEFYAYKNFLGIYYCMTGLHALHVIIGMIVMWWVVSKARHNRFSARYYTPVELGALYWHLVDLIWIYLFPLLYLVG, from the coding sequence ATGAGTTCGAATGCAGCAGTAGCTGAGCACCACGTTGCTCCAGGGGATCCACCTCATATCCATCATATGGATAGCGCCACGGCTTACGGAGCTGCAAAGCTCGGTATGTGGCTCTTCCTTGCAACTGAGATCCTACTCTTTTCAGTGATGTTTTGTAGCTTCGCTGTCATGCGCTACTACCACTTAGCGGAGTTTGCTGATGCCAGTGAGCACTTAAACTGGAAGTTGGGCTGCTTGAATACAGCCGTGCTACTTATATCGAGTTGGACCGCGGCGGTTGCGGTAACGAAGGCTCAGCAGGGAGACAACAGGGCAGTTGCGCGCAACTTTGGATTCAGCATCTTTTGTGGTTTCTTGTTCCTTGTCATCAAGACCATTGAATACACCTCCAAGGCGCATCACGGCATGTTCCCAGTTGCTCCATGGAACCATGAGTTTTACGCATATAAGAACTTCCTTGGCATCTACTACTGCATGACCGGACTGCACGCACTGCACGTTATTATCGGAATGATTGTTATGTGGTGGGTTGTGTCCAAGGCGCGCCATAATCGCTTCTCTGCTCGCTACTATACGCCGGTTGAGCTTGGCGCTCTTTACTGGCACTTAGTCGACCTAATCTGGATCTACCTCTTCCCACTTCTATACCTAGTTGGATAA
- a CDS encoding cytochrome C oxidase subunit IV family protein — MSHSDSADHAQHEAPGHVVPLAVFNRVLIALLVLTFLTVVISRIDLGPWNIVGAMVIASIKASLVIAFFMHGKYENRIIWAYIILPFVLLAILIGGVFTDDPFRGDLQPMQVVITK; from the coding sequence ATGTCACATTCAGACTCAGCAGATCACGCGCAGCACGAGGCTCCTGGCCACGTAGTTCCTCTAGCTGTATTTAACAGGGTGTTGATAGCACTACTCGTACTGACTTTTTTAACGGTAGTGATATCCCGAATAGATCTTGGTCCTTGGAATATCGTGGGAGCGATGGTTATCGCCTCAATCAAGGCGAGTCTTGTGATCGCGTTCTTTATGCACGGCAAGTACGAGAATAGGATCATCTGGGCCTACATTATCCTGCCCTTTGTTCTGCTCGCTATCTTGATCGGCGGAGTGTTTACGGACGATCCGTTTAGAGGTGACTTACAGCCGATGCAGGTAGTGATCACCAAGTAA
- a CDS encoding metallophosphoesterase: MALIGIVSDTHEDVPMIVRAVALFKERAPELVIHCGDIISPPVLERFAGLALRAVYGNNDGERSGLKKKCQELGFNEIDDTLTFTHAGKSFFVNHGTSARIITEAAASQRYDYVLHGHTHEARNELIGKTRVINPGALYSAERFTVAFLRTESGTVEFVEISD, encoded by the coding sequence ATGGCCCTAATAGGAATAGTTTCAGATACCCATGAGGATGTGCCGATGATCGTGCGGGCAGTTGCGCTCTTTAAAGAGCGTGCCCCAGAGCTCGTCATTCATTGTGGTGATATCATCTCTCCCCCTGTGCTTGAGCGTTTTGCCGGGCTAGCGCTGCGTGCTGTCTACGGAAATAACGACGGCGAGCGCTCCGGCTTAAAGAAAAAGTGTCAGGAGCTAGGATTTAACGAGATCGATGACACCCTGACCTTTACGCATGCCGGAAAGAGTTTTTTTGTTAATCATGGGACAAGCGCTAGAATTATCACTGAAGCAGCAGCATCTCAGCGTTACGACTATGTGCTACACGGACATACACACGAGGCGCGCAACGAGCTTATCGGAAAAACAAGGGTGATAAACCCAGGGGCGCTCTACTCAGCAGAACGCTTTACTGTCGCCTTTCTTAGAACAGAGAGCGGTACAGTTGAGTTCGTCGAGATTTCAGATTAG